The genomic window AATCAAGAAGCGGAGGCGAGGCGATAGAATCGAGCAGCAAGATCAACGGCAAAACAAGTAGCATATGGTGGTTGCCGAATTCAGAGAAGACGCCGGCGATCACGTGAAACAAGAAAGGGGAACGAACAGAACAAATCAGAGACCACGAAATCGTCGAAGAACACGAGCAAACAGCAAACAAGCTAGCGGAGTTCTTCTAACGTGCGCGCGACGCGGAGCGGGTGTCTGCCATGCACAGCTGCGGGCAatgccgccgtcgtccccgtgCCGGAGCCTCTCCGTCCTCATGCTGCAATACAACTCGACGCTCAGCGACATCCCCAGTGGCTTCCTTCTcggacggccggcgagctcctgccCCACGCGCGGCCGGCCGACGAGATCCTCCCCGCGCGAGGACGGCCGGCGAGATCCTCCCCGCGCGCaaacggccggcgagctcctccccgcgcgAGGACTACCGGCGAGATCCTCCACACGCGCGGACGCCCGGTGACTTGGAGGGGCTGCCTCGTCCTCACGACCCCCTCTCAGATGATGCCCCGGCGCCCTCTCGCCTCCTCTGCGTGCTCGAGCCGAGCCGCTCCCCCGCTTGCGGCGTGGCCAGCCGACGAGCTCGTCccccgtgcgccgtcgtcgccgccctgcTGATAGAAGGTCAAAAGGTGAGAGGAGGAAGATATGAAAGAGAAAGGGGAACAGATGAGGGAGAAGATGAGACGAGGTGGAgaccgctgacatgtgggccctatttGACGACTCAGCAAGTCAACTGCCACATAAGCAAGTCAATTGCcatgtaggataaaaccgcCTCAAAAACCGTCCGGGGAGTTGATTTGTAACGGTTTTCAGAGTTGGGGGAtgggttatacccggttttgcggttgagggatgctATTCATACAGGGCCATGAGTTGAGGGAGGacaaatggacttattccaccACAAAATGACCTTACGATTTGTGCGTTAAACGTCGCCGGCCGAGGATAGCCTGCTATCACGGCCTCACGGGCCGACCGCGCGGCCGCACGTAGGGCCCAAAAGTGACGCCGGTGACGCCTCCGTACGTGCATGGGCCGATGGGCGACGTCGCAGTCAATCTATCTGCCCGTATTTCAAGCCCCAGTCGCTGTTGTCGTGGCCTAGTCGCCGGCTGGCGTGGTGACTGGCGGCTGCTGCCTGCTTGACTGCTTCTGCATCCGTAGAGGCCATAGCGGGAGTCAGATTGGAACAGCAGCACCGTGTCACGACTCACGAGCCATGTGTGCTGTGTGTGTGAGAATGACATATGGTACACTGATATCTGATCAGGTTCAAAATTTCAGTACGAAATTTTGGTCATATCGgaaccctcccccctccccataTATTATTATTCActgaaatttttaaattttgaaaatttcgtCTATCGACACAATCCGATAGAAATGTCTAAACCGAAAGATTTAGCTGATGGGTGATATGAGTATTCCACATTTCCATTATTCCCTAGGATCTGATGTTAGCTGAGGTCGATCTTTTTTCTGCGCGCGCTGGCTGTTATCTCTTTCCTTTCTCGTCAAATATACTGATTAAAATTTAAGAACTCTGTACTGGCGGATGCTCTAATTTTCTAGCACTACTACTTGTGGTGGAACGTACGTACTACTCTATTAGTTCAGTCAGGCTCCTTGTGTGGAcattgagagtttttttttttttactaaagagagttttttttttaatcgacTAATTCCACCTTAAAGATATAAACAAATAACCTACTCGTCCATTATGGCAAATATGACCGTGACGTGGATGCGACTATTCTACGAGTGCGGAGAACTACCCCTTCGGAAGTGATAAGCATGCATGCCACAGAAACAGATGGTCGGCTTCCAGAAGGAAAAAAGTGGAGAGCAGATTTGGCACATTTGCGCTTTCCGACGCCTTTGCTGCGCGACTCGTTCTTCCTCCGTGAGTTCCAAGCAAGGCCTCAGGCAGTTGCGGAGCCATAAATTTTACCGAGTAAATTGCCATTTGGTCCACCTTTTATTACCCAAATTTTACTTTGGACCACTCTTAAATCTATCTTTTTAATTTGGACCGATAAATTTACCACTGTTGCGGTTTGGACTACCATGACAACTTTTCTCGTCATGTTTAACTTCCCTTTCGACAAACATATGAACCATATATAGAGGAGATCGGCCATATACTAGAGCTGATGTGTTTAAGGTCGTTGATTgcatgagaaaaaaatcattcgtGGTGGTCCAAATCGCAACAATGCAAATTTAtctggtccaaagtgaaaagatatGTTTAAGGGTAGTCAAAAGTGAAACATAGGTAATAAAATATGGCTCAAAGCGTAATTCACTCAATTTTACCCTGTGGGATCGAATAGCATTGGTTTATATTTTAGTGAGgtcatttttataaaattcaatGAATTTACATGTAAAATATAGATTCATAAGTGCCACTGCCATCAACATGGCTCCGCTGGCCGCACGGACCTGTATATGCAGGGTTGCTCATGCACAAAGTCGAGGGAACCTCTTAGTACTAGCCTTCAAAGAGTACTAGCCTTCAATAAAGAGTTTTTTTACAGTACTTGAGGAAAGGCAGTATTATATTCTAGCCGTTGATTTCGCGTGATATAACGGCCGGAAAACCTTGGTACCGCGTGGTACCGCGTTTATGTGAGAGGAAGTACCGATCAGTTTTTGAGGTGGGAGGGTATCATCGTAATTTCACGTCACTTCTCTCGATCGACCTAACTGCGAGCGCCGCTCCTTCGAGCTCGTCGctgcgcggtggaggcggcgggagcggcggggtGTACGCGACGGCAGGTGCGGCGCGACGGCGATATACgacggcgggcgcggcgagACGGTGGGGCGCGACGGCGAGATGCAACAACGGGATGCGACGGCAGATGCGGCAGTGAGaaggcggcgaccgcggcgcgacggcgggaTGCGACGGCGGGCGACCCAAGCCgagacgacaacgacgacgagcaTATGAGATCGATTGATGCGGCCACGGCGCGACGGTGGGatgcgacggcggtgacggcgggatgcgagggggacggcggcgggcggacggaCGCGCGGCAGCTGGAGGGGTCTGGACGACGGCGGGCGAACGGacgcgcggcggctggaggggtctggacggcggcgggcggacggaCGCGCGGTGGCTGGAGGGGACtagacggcggcgggcggacggaACGCCGCCGACGGGGGCGGCTGGACGCatgatggcggcgagcggctggatgcacgacggcggcggcgccctcgatTGGCGACGACGACTGCGGGCTggatgggcgacggcggcggccggcgggatgcacgacggcggcggcggcctcgattGGCGTTGATGGCGACGGGCTGGATGCAACGACGCGGCGGGCTCGATGCCGGCACGGACGACGAATAGAGGACACCTCTTTTTTGTTAGTCCGATCATACCCCTGCtaaatcaacggttagattagattggtacCTCATGATATCTCGTATCTCATGGCACCTTATGATACCTCCTCAAGGATAGAAAAAATGCTCTTCAATAAAAGGTAAATTTTctatcataatatttgacctagacattttttttccttcaacaCGCGAAACCTTGCATGTCAATATATACCTTCAACGCGCCAAACCTTAAATGTTACTCCGTATTAGCAAGAGAGAACCCACCGCACGTCTCCGTCATAGCTACCACCGGCCGGTGTAGCCCGCTTTATCCAGTCCTCTCCTGGGCCCAATCTGGTTTGGAATCTATCGACTATCGGATCCGGCAACATCACCGATCACATGGTTCCACCTCCGCACGCGACGGCCCGACCCCTCCGAGACGGCTGCGCCTGTCCGTGTCCCGTTTTCGTGTAGGCCGCCTACAAATTGCCGCCACGCCGATCCTTTGCGCCACAGAGTAATACAGAGGGAGGTGGGAAGGAACACACAAGTGTGCTTGATATCGAATTCCGCAACCGCGATGGCCGGTGTTGTTCCGATGATCATCGTTctggcgatgggcggcggcgcgctgggcGGGCCCGAGGCGCTCCGCCTCTTGCTCACCTTCGCCGGCCGGAGCCCCCTCGTCGACATCGGCatcgtcgtcttcgtcatcgccgcgctcgccgcgccggcgctcGGCACCATGCTTCTTGCGTGCTTCTACCGCACGCCCCGCGGCGCAagaggtggggcggcggcggccgctgacCTCTTAGCCAAGATGACGCTGGCGGTGTCCATGGCGGTAGCGCTCCTCGTCTCCGCGTCCCTGCTCGTCCTGCCGCTGTTCCAGTCCGGGAACGTCGTCGTCGGTCTTCTCGCGCTCGCCGTTCCCGCCTTCGTCGTAGGCGCCAGCGCCGCGCGCGTCCGCGGCGTCGCGCATCTCCGCAGGGCGCGCAATGCCTCCGGCGCGGTGACGGACGCGGGGCGCGCCGCCGTGACGACCCTGACGGTGTCCCTCGCCGCCGTATGCATCCTCCTCGGCTCTTGCGTCGCGGTCGGCGGCCTCGACGCGCACCACCTCTTCACCTCCTTCGCCTTGAAGAACCCAATCATCCACGCGCCCAccggcgtcgccaccgccgccgtcgtcggcaccACGCTTCTCGCCCTCTTCTTCCGCAAGGCGCAAaatgcggcggccgcggccgcggccgcggccactGCCCCACTACCGGCCACGGAGCGCGCCGCCAAGATTATCTCGGACGGTGCCAatcccggcggcggctgcacgtGAAGGTTCCCGCGCCGCGAGCCCGCGACGCGGCCACCGTGTACTACCTGGAGTCTGGAATCACCGTACTGTCATCGCAGTCGTGCAGTGCAGAGTGTAGTCCTGTAATGCTAATACTCATGCTCAGCTCGTGCAGATGGGGAACGTGACTGCGTGAGCTATTGTGATGTTTTAATTGTTGATTCGTTCTGTATTCAGGTGAGATAATTAACAGTGAAGTTTCAGAAACTCATactcaccttttttttatttcatccGCTTGgctcacatttttttctttcctctgtCTTCCAAGTGGTCGACATTACGACAGTTGTTCGTGCGTTATTCCCTACCTGAACATCTTGTTTAGTATTTATAGTATGAAAATGCACGAGTTCTTTCTTGTGTTCACTAGTTCTCCTGTTTCTTTTGCTAGATAGGCATATACCTGTATTTTCTATGTTCTCCATGTGGACTTTTGGGGATTTGTGAGCAGAGCACCAACCGGTTTTGTTAAGTACTCCCAGTAACAGACTGGCAGTTGTAAAATATTGAGCCTGTCATGGCGGccttggggggaggggggggggggggggtggatcCTCTGACATAACGTCAGGTGACTTtgtgtcacttacatgtgggtctaTCTCACtataggcccacatgtcagtgacacaaAGTTAGGGTAATGTACGTTAGAGAATCTTGTTCCGTCGGATGCCATATATTGTGAGAGTTGTTGCTAGTTGGTACAATGCGATTGTTGTAGAGTGATTGCAGCACGAAACCACAAAAACGGCCACTTTGATTGTCAAGCAGAGTCAAATTCCATGATTTGGGAAATCGTGAAATGCGTCAatccaaacaaaagaaaagttgtGATGGCAATATTATGTTGCAGCCGGACAGCCAAAATGCGCAAACTAAGTGAAATCCACTCCGTGTGACCCTTTTTGTTATGGGATCACGAAGATTGTTGATGATGAACCACCACGTAATAAGTGCACGAAGTGTTTCCAGTGCAAAGACGTCTACGGTTTTCCAGTGCACGAAGTGTTTGCCCGGTTAGAACGTCCTTAATCTTTCTCAAAAACCGTTGACGTGTATGGATATATACGTTCAGGCTAATTCAGCTCATGAACAACTAATGGGCCGTAGCTCGGTGTTACcctgaaaggaataagttcacttcatgacccttaaaagtgatcgaaatctaaaccatgaccctaaactacaaaaccggatatctcgacccccaaactcctaaaaccggtgcaatttgactccttgGACGGTTTTGGGAGGcggttttactgacgtggcgcctacgtggcaatattgaccgagtcgttgttacacgtggcgttgacgtagcacctacgtggcggtagaaataaaaaatatgcgtgggacccgtttgtcattcacacacataaaaaatgtggggcccactgacatgtgggccccacatgtcatcctccttccttcttcctcctccctctctcccctctctctctctcccttgttCACCCTCGGCCGGTGGCGGGGCATGGGCTGCGGTGTGGTGGCAGCCGGTGGGAGCTGaagcgccggcggcagcaggaGCTAGCTGGAGCGGGTTCTGGAGCGCCGCTGGCGTGGTGGGCGGAGGTGGCGCAAGGAGCTCGTCCCCTGGGTCAACGGCGACGGACCTCGGCGCGACGAAGAGGCGGTCGCCCCCcttcgacggtggcggcggtcccCCGAGTGGAGGAGTCGACGATGGCGAGGCTAGCGCTTGGCGAGATGGGGTCGGCGTCGTGGAGGAAGTCAACCGGCGGGGGTTGCCCTTGGCGTCGTCGATGGCCGAAGACGGAGGCGAAGGTCGAAGGCGGCGGTCCACGCGGTCGAAGCCGGCGGCGCAGCCGTGCCAGGGTGGAAGAGGGAGGCGGCCACTTGGGGCTGTTGCGAGATgagcaggacggcggcggcggccacaagTTCTGGCCCTCCGAGCTGGAGCAGGGCCAAGCCAcccacccgccaccgccgccgctccggccttccaccgcctgccgctccggcccaccgccgccgccactccagcTAGctcccgctgtcgccgccggccgaaggggaagaaggggagagagagagagagagaagggaaagagggaggaggaagaaggatgacatgtggggtccacatgtcagtgggccccacaatttttttatgtgtgaatgacaaacgggtcccacgcatatttttttatttctaccgccacgtaggtgccacgtcaacgccacatgtaacaaagactcggtcaatattgccacgtagacgccatgtggcgccacgtcagcaaaaccgcctcccaaaaccgcccagggagtcaaattgcaccggttttgggagtttgggggtcgagatatccggttttgtagtttagggtcatggtttagatttcgatcacatttgagggtcatgaagtgaacttattccacccTGAAATTAACTATTCGACCCAGCACAACCCACTGTGGCCCAAAACAGGCAAGATAGGACCCAATTAAGCCCAATATGGTCCTGTGCGCCTCCCTCGAGCGTGTGACTGTGTTTGTGACGCGGTCGGCTGGTGTGGTGGCTGGTGAAGGCCGGGGTGAAACACTGATGATTATACATACCCGTCTCGCGATTAGCTTATGTGGCAAGGGCATAATAAATAAAGATAAATAACAAAACATAAAAGTTTTGGACATGTTCATCTAAACGTCCACATCCCTTAATAAAAACTCTGAAAGCTACCCCCACATAACACCTTGAACTTTCGGTAGGTCCCTAAGAGCCTGACGACCTTTTCAGTTTCTGATGAAAAAAACGGGCACAGCGAACCTGAAGCATCACGACCCCGAACAGGAGCACACATGGGAGAAAAACAACAGGAGCTACTCCTACATGGGATCGTGCCAGCGGTACGCGGAGTACGCGGTACACGGCCATCGCTTTTAAAATCTTGTGCAAAGCGGCAAGTGGGCGATGAAAAAACAAAGCCGAAAAGGGGAAGAAATGGGGGGCTTCAGCGAgagctcatcttcttccttccttaCCTACGTGCGATTCCTCTTCTCTTCCGCGCCATTTCTTGATCCCCGTCATGCAAGGTGATATTGTGACGGCCATTGTTTTCGCGCTGGCCGCCGCGGTGCTGGGCGGCCCGGAGGCGCTCCGCCTGTTGCAGGACGTCGCCGGGAAGaaccccgccgccgacgtcgccatcaTCGTCGGCGCCATCTGCGCCGTCACCTCCGCCGTGCTCGGCGCCATGCTCCTGGTGCGCTTCATCCGCGTCGCGGGCGACGCTCCTGACCGGGCCACGGAGCGCTTCGCGCGGGTGACCCTGACGGTGGCCTTCGCTGCcatcttcctcgtcgccggctgcctcctcgccgcccccgccgccgacaagTTCGCCAGCTCCGCCTGACGCGCGGGGGGCGCGCGCTCGGCCGCCCGGCGGATTCGGGCGCGGCTGCAAATACGAGAAGTCGAGAAGCTGCCCGCGCCGCCGACCTGTGGTGCGCCGTGCGCGGCGAGCCCCGGTGCTGGTAGCCTGGTACAGTGGTACTACTCGACGTTTTACTACGGCTCCAtcatctgtgtgtgtgtgtgtgtgtgtgtgtgtgtgtttttttgctgTTTTTCTGTGGTAGTCTTGTGATGTTAATTTGCGAATGTGAGTGATATTTTGAGATCACTTGATATGATTCTTGAATAAGCTCAATCAATTGGAACAGAGTTATAGGATTTTGTGATCTTTCTTGCCGGTCCGATTTGGGGACTTGGGGGTGAACATATCGGAGACAGTGAAACTGGAGATATTCATATTCATCACGGAATGTCCCTGGATGATTTCATCTCCTGATGCGTCTGTTTTAGTTCTTTCCCTAATGCCATATGCACATATCTTTATGTTACTATCTCTGTTGGGTTTGGAGTTTCGGATTCTCTCTTTTTGGTCCATATGTTTCGCGCATTTAGTTATGCCGATTTGATTGTGACGTATCACCAGTTAACCAGCTTGAGGGAGAGGATCAGAGGAACAAAGGTTATACTAGAACAAAAGGGTTGTTGGACAAACCGTCTCATGCACGTGCCGTCAAACACTTATATCGATCGTATGGTACTCTAAAAATTTTGTACCCCGACACGTACGTTCTGGACAGGTCAGTATCCGGTTCTAGCCTAGTGAGCTTCTCGGCCTCGATCTCTGACTCTCTCGTTGCGGTGGCTGATTGTGCAGATGAGATCAGGATGGAAGTGTTTGAGCAGCGAGGTGTCGATAAGCTTGGTACTGGCACGTCTCAAAGGCACGATTTCAGCAACGATTTGTTCCATGTTGCAGAGGACGGCTACCACTGGTAGCATGGGTCCATCCATCTCACCAACTGCGTAAGAGAACGGTGGTAGTGGGGGGGCGTACGCGGTACGCCCAGAGAAACAATTGGACAGACGGTCGCTGTCTCGCTCATAGTAAAAGCGAACTGAAAATGCATTTTCAATAGTTTCAGGTCGCCATGTGCATGTTTGCATAAATAAAAGGGCCTTCCTTCAAAGAAAAAAGGGACACCAAAAGCAGAGTTTGGTAAAACGAACTGGAATTAGATGTAATACATTCTATTGCAATGAATTTGGAAATAgatatgctcaaatttatagtactaagttgttttttttttaaggatgaaGGAAGTATTGTTCTCTCCCCGGTCTGGACTGAACATTTTGCCGCATAATTTTCCCGTCGTGATTTATCTCCAGAGGTGGATTATTGCCACGCCATTCAGTAGGGGAATTTAAGACACGCCACGTCGGTATCTTTACATTGTGCCAAGACAGCAGTTCTGCTTGTACCCAACAGGATAAGCAGCTGGTCAAGCCAATCAGCACATCAGTCTACTTTTAAAAGGGAAAATTAGTCGTCCCAGGACGGTCAGatcggaggcgaggcgaggcgattCATCACTCGTGTAACCATTGAAAGGAGCTCGTGTCGCTGTGCCATTTCGGCATATGCCACGAGCGTTTATGCCCTCGTTGAGACTTGAACAGCTCATTCACATCATCTTGCCGGCTGCTGCCTTCAGCTAGTCTATagcatactccttccgtcctataaaaaaccaaatttctta from Oryza glaberrima chromosome 6, OglaRS2, whole genome shotgun sequence includes these protein-coding regions:
- the LOC127777795 gene encoding uncharacterized protein LOC127777795; the encoded protein is MQGDIVTAIVFALAAAVLGGPEALRLLQDVAGKNPAADVAIIVGAICAVTSAVLGAMLLVRFIRVAGDAPDRATERFARVTLTVAFAAIFLVAGCLLAAPAADKFASSA
- the LOC127777670 gene encoding uncharacterized protein LOC127777670 gives rise to the protein MAGVVPMIIVLAMGGGALGGPEALRLLLTFAGRSPLVDIGIVVFVIAALAAPALGTMLLACFYRTPRGARGGAAAAADLLAKMTLAVSMAVALLVSASLLVLPLFQSGNVVVGLLALAVPAFVVGASAARVRGVAHLRRARNASGAVTDAGRAAVTTLTVSLAAVCILLGSCVAVGGLDAHHLFTSFALKNPIIHAPTGVATAAVVGTTLLALFFRKAQNAAAAAAAAATAPLPATERAAKIISDGANPGGGCT